In the genome of Candidatus Methylomirabilota bacterium, the window TACCGGCCCAAGGGCAAGGCGGTGTATTTCCGCACCGTCACCACCGACGCCTATCAGGGCCCGAACATGGCCAACTATCTCTTCCACCAGCAGAAGATGAAGAGCGTCTACGTGCTGGACGACGGCGGCGCCTTCGGTGTGGGCATCGCCGACAGCTTCCAGAAGCGCGCGGGCGAGCTGGGGGTGAAGGTGCTCGGCCGCGATCGCCTCGACCCGAAGGAAGCCGACTACAAGACCATCCTCACTAAGATCAAGGGCCTGAACCCCGACGCGCTCTACTACGGCGGCGTGATGCAGGCGGCGGCGAAGCTGGCGCCCCAGGGCTACGAGGTGATGCCGCGGGTGATCAAGGCGGGATCGGACGGCGTGTACGATCTCTCGTGGCCCAAGCAGTCGGGCAAGGAGGCGGTGGAGGGCTGGTTCTGCTCACAGGCCTCCCCCGAGCTCGTCACGTCGCCCAAGGTCGAGGCGTGGGTGACCAAGTTCAAGAAGGAGATGAAGCGCGACCCCACCAACTATGCGATCACGTCCTACAACGCGGTCTACGTGATCGCCGACGCGATCGAGCGCACCGCCCCCAAGAAGCCGCTCACCCGAGCCAACCTGCGGGACGCCATCCAGGAGACCAAGCTCAGCTCGATTCAGGGCCCCATCGCCTTCGACGCCAACGGGGACATCCTGACCAAGACCGTCTCGATCTATCAGTGGCGTGACGGCGAGATCAAGTACGTCGCGGTAGCGCCCGAGAAGTAGGCGCGGACTCTTCGCCCCCGGGCGGCGCGGGCCGCCCGGGGATTCCCGCCCATGCACACGCTGGACGTGCTCCTCCAGCAAGTCGTCAACGGGCTCGCGCTCGGCATGATGTACGCCCTGCTCGCGCTCGGCTTCACCATGGTCTACGGCATCATCGAGCTGATCAATTTCGCGCACTTCAGCGTGTTCATGACCGGCACCTTCGTGGGCCTGATGGTCCTGAACCTCATGGGCGTCACCGCGGTCTCCGCCTCGCTGCAGGGACCCGCGCTGGTCGGCACCCTCATCGTGCTGTTCCTCGCCACCATGGTCGCGACCGGCGTGCTCGGCGTCCTCATCGAGCGGATCTGCCTTCGCCCCGTGCGACACGTCTCGGGGACCGCGCCCATGATCACGACCATCGGCGTGGCGTTCATCCTCATCAACATCATGCTGTTGACCTGGGGCCCGCAGGCGCAGCGCTTCCCCCAGCTCCTCCCGAACTGGCGCTGGGGTGTGGGCGGCGCGGAGATCAGCTTCAAGCAGATCGTGCTGTTCGTGGTGGGCCTGCTCCTCATGCTCGCGCTCTGGCATCTCGTGCAGCGCACCACCCTCGGCAAGGCCATGCGCGCCACCGCCCAGGACGCCGACGCCGCGCGGATGATGGGCATCGACGTGGATCGCGTGGTGGTGGTCACGTTCTTCCTGGGCTCGGCCCTGGCCGGCGCGGGCAGCCTCTTCTTCGGCCTCTACTACGGCTTCACCGGTTA includes:
- a CDS encoding branched-chain amino acid ABC transporter substrate-binding protein, with amino-acid sequence MRRNLLFGLIALTAVLVLASWPDGLIAQGKVVKIGLSLPLTGADADGADAILKGAQMAMNEINTKGGVAGYKLEAQVFDSATPAAGQYDPAQAATNYKKFVADSLTLAAVGPVMSGEGKAISPILSEADMATITPSSTNPDITDPKFQSQYRPKGKAVYFRTVTTDAYQGPNMANYLFHQQKMKSVYVLDDGGAFGVGIADSFQKRAGELGVKVLGRDRLDPKEADYKTILTKIKGLNPDALYYGGVMQAAAKLAPQGYEVMPRVIKAGSDGVYDLSWPKQSGKEAVEGWFCSQASPELVTSPKVEAWVTKFKKEMKRDPTNYAITSYNAVYVIADAIERTAPKKPLTRANLRDAIQETKLSSIQGPIAFDANGDILTKTVSIYQWRDGEIKYVAVAPEK
- a CDS encoding branched-chain amino acid ABC transporter permease gives rise to the protein MHTLDVLLQQVVNGLALGMMYALLALGFTMVYGIIELINFAHFSVFMTGTFVGLMVLNLMGVTAVSASLQGPALVGTLIVLFLATMVATGVLGVLIERICLRPVRHVSGTAPMITTIGVAFILINIMLLTWGPQAQRFPQLLPNWRWGVGGAEISFKQIVLFVVGLLLMLALWHLVQRTTLGKAMRATAQDADAARMMGIDVDRVVVVTFFLGSALAGAGSLFFGLYYGFTGYYIGYTTGLRAFTSAVLGGIGSIPGAVLGGLLIGLTQSLGGQFLGVKWTDVIIFSILIIVMVLRPNGLLGTRTPQKA